The Streptomyces cynarae genome contains a region encoding:
- a CDS encoding sugar kinase has product MTAAASLPRQSSPPGEPPRPPEDRRRTIRRRALTLLIIVLLIGVPAGYLIISANQSRNSGKDKEAKYAATGLVPGWPSQVQRRLYQVWIPRDATKVASYETNNWKTSRLYVQFTTSDDGLNRFLSTLKAARSSLKANDIAISTRDQHVVSWSFTGQGPWYGLTHAQKNPAPTLDVVVNTSQPQHPTVYVVSRTIP; this is encoded by the coding sequence GTGACGGCCGCCGCCTCACTGCCGCGCCAGTCGTCACCCCCGGGTGAGCCGCCGCGCCCGCCGGAGGACCGTCGGCGCACGATCCGCCGCCGGGCGCTGACCCTCCTGATCATCGTGCTGCTCATCGGCGTGCCCGCCGGGTACCTGATCATCTCCGCCAACCAGTCCCGCAACAGCGGCAAGGACAAGGAGGCGAAGTACGCGGCGACCGGCCTCGTCCCCGGCTGGCCCTCGCAGGTGCAGCGCCGCCTCTACCAGGTGTGGATCCCGCGGGACGCGACGAAGGTCGCGTCGTACGAGACGAACAACTGGAAGACCAGCCGGCTGTACGTGCAGTTCACCACCAGCGACGACGGACTGAACCGGTTCCTGTCGACCCTCAAGGCCGCCCGGTCCTCGCTGAAGGCGAACGACATCGCCATCAGCACGCGCGACCAGCACGTCGTCAGCTGGTCCTTCACCGGACAGGGCCCCTGGTACGGCCTGACCCATGCGCAGAAGAACCCGGCCCCCACGTTGGACGTCGTCGTGAACACGTCCCAGCCGCAGCACCCGACGGTGTACGTGGTGTCGCGGACCATCCCCTGA